In the genome of Anabrus simplex isolate iqAnaSimp1 chromosome 6, ASM4041472v1, whole genome shotgun sequence, one region contains:
- the LOC136875974 gene encoding uncharacterized protein has protein sequence MTAADEDYGRRERLLLHHHPPTSASPAQPHADRYIPPPAPAPGERYCDRYLPSPSPGERYLSPPGDRYIPPPAPADRYLPPASAGAAAPGGPGDPYMRRDLGYHHHYRLPAPSFHPHHHQYYHHQRTLPQAPQHHRPLSYHPHTPSRGHIRCCPSPSHYEQPYLVPAAGSPGGSSSSGSSNAAPTSTPSVVTSRDYGTSPSPLLPHRGRTPPCNVSQRLLPPQQPSSPSAAGAPQQNPIVEYVGASGGRHVSTPTPPPATAVALPRCSSMSSCDVGVENPLCEHHPRRGCSGVLDPLEQGSTVSLCCGAGRRFAAERTSFQQHAPVPSW, from the coding sequence ATGACGGCTGCTGACGAGGACTACGGTCGGAGGGAACGACTGCTCTTACATCACCACCCTCCTACGTCAGCATCTCCTGCGCAGCCTCATGCAGACCGCTACATCCCGCCTCCGGCGCCCGCCCCCGGGGAGCGCTACTGCGACCGCTACCTGCCATCCCCGTCGCCAGGGGAGCGGTACCTGTCACCGCCGGGAGACCGGTATATTCCCCCTCCCGCCCCCGCAGACAGGTACCTGCCTCCCGCCTCCGCCGGAGCAGCCGCCCCCGGGGGTCCAGGAGATCCGTACATGCGCAGAGATCTCGGCTACCATCACCATTACAGGCTACCGGCGCCGTCAttccacccccaccaccaccagtACTACCACCACCAGAGAACACTCCCCCAGGCACCCCAACACCACCGACCCCTCAGTTACCACCCCCACACACCAAGCCGGGGCCACATCCGCTGTTGCCCCTCCCCCAGCCACTACGAGCAGCCCTACTTGGTGCCGGCGGCGGGTAGTCCTGGGGGCAGCTCGTCGTCCGGTAGCTCGAACGCCGCCCCCACCTCCACCCCCAGCGTAGTTACTAGCCGCGATTACGGCACCTCTCCATCGCCACTGTTGCCTCACCGGGGACGGACGCCTCCGTGCAATGTCTCCCAACGACTGTTACCACCACAGCAGCCTTCATCCCCTTCGGCGGCGGGCGCTCCGCAGCAGAACCCCATCGTCGAGTACGTTGGCGCGAGCGGCGGTAGACACGTGTCCACCCCCACGCCACCCCCGGCTACGGCCGTCGCATTGCCCCGGTGTAGTAGTATGAGCAGTTGCGACGTCGGTGTCGAAAATCCACTGTGCGAGCATCATCCGCGGAGGGGCTGCAGTGGCGTCCTCGACCCTCTGGAGCAGGGATCGACGGTCTCCCTGTGCTGTGGAGCGGGGAGACGGTTCGCGGCCGAGCGCACCTCCTTCCAGCAACACGCTCCTGTTCCCTCATGGTGA